A genome region from Wielerella bovis includes the following:
- a CDS encoding ACT domain-containing protein, which translates to MSQSVITVIGKDRVGIVYDVAKLLAANQINIVNISQQLMNDFFTMVILVDTSKCSKSPTELADLFSQESEKLALQIRIQHEDIFNAMHRI; encoded by the coding sequence ATGTCTCAATCTGTGATTACTGTTATTGGCAAAGACCGTGTTGGCATTGTGTATGATGTTGCTAAATTATTGGCGGCAAACCAAATTAATATTGTAAACATCAGCCAACAACTGATGAACGATTTTTTTACGATGGTTATTTTGGTGGATACCAGCAAATGCTCTAAATCGCCTACCGAATTAGCCGACTTGTTCAGTCAAGAAAGCGAAAAACTCGCGCTGCAAATCCGCATTCAACACGAAGATATTTTTAACGCCATGCATCGTATTTAA